A section of the Chitinivibrionales bacterium genome encodes:
- a CDS encoding bifunctional 4-hydroxy-2-oxoglutarate aldolase/2-dehydro-3-deoxy-phosphogluconate aldolase, protein MPQFDRLTVYNTMLAEKLVPLFYNSDPDVGINVLSAVHDAGASLLEFTSRGPGALQVFDRLVSHCESNSLSVILGVGSVVDAPTAALFLAHGANFIVSPVFNPEIARLCNRRKVACIPGAGSVSEISAAEELGAEIVKIFPGGPVGGPGFIKTVKAPMPWVRLMPTGGVDSTEENIRQWIDAGAACLGMGSKLIKKEFLESKKYAAISDTVRDVLKWIGTAGK, encoded by the coding sequence ATGCCGCAATTCGATCGTTTGACTGTTTACAATACCATGCTTGCCGAAAAACTGGTTCCACTCTTTTACAATTCCGACCCCGATGTGGGTATCAATGTTCTTTCGGCTGTTCACGATGCGGGAGCGTCACTTCTGGAATTCACTTCCCGCGGCCCCGGGGCACTTCAGGTATTCGATCGTCTTGTGTCCCATTGTGAATCGAATTCGTTGTCGGTTATCCTGGGGGTCGGTTCTGTTGTCGATGCACCGACTGCAGCGCTCTTTCTGGCCCATGGAGCGAATTTTATCGTGAGTCCGGTTTTCAATCCCGAGATTGCCCGGTTGTGTAACCGCCGGAAAGTCGCCTGTATTCCCGGTGCCGGGAGTGTAAGTGAGATATCCGCCGCCGAGGAGCTGGGGGCGGAAATAGTCAAGATATTTCCCGGCGGCCCGGTGGGTGGTCCCGGTTTTATCAAAACAGTAAAGGCGCCTATGCCATGGGTCCGGCTCATGCCCACCGGCGGGGTGGATTCGACTGAAGAAAATATCAGACAATGGATCGACGCCGGCGCAGCATGCCTGGGAATGGGAAGTAAGCTTATCAAAAAAGAGTTCCTCGAATCAAAAAAGTATGCAGCAATATCCGATACAGTACGGGATGTACTTAAATGGATAGGCACTGCCGGAAAGTAG